In Zingiber officinale cultivar Zhangliang chromosome 8B, Zo_v1.1, whole genome shotgun sequence, a single genomic region encodes these proteins:
- the LOC122015871 gene encoding disease resistance protein Pik-1-like, with amino-acid sequence MVQQKMVMKLTMEDPKKKAKALKTAVGVHGVVSVTLEDDKIVVVGDVDSVDLTRILRKKMGHVDLLSVAENKKEEKKEEKKGAEPVAVTWPSYGPFMQQIPIMIPEDPYYREPTGCIIM; translated from the exons TGATGAAGCTGACGATGGAAGACCCCAAGAAGAAGGCGAAGGCTCTCAAAACTGCTGTCGGCGTGCACG GCGTCGTATCGGTGACGCTGGAAGATGATAAGATTGTCGTCGTGGGAGATGTTGACTCGGTGGATCTAACAAGGAttctgaggaagaagatgggccACGTGGATCTCCTCAGCGTGGCTGAAaacaagaaggaagagaagaaagaagagaagaagggagcGGAACCAGTAGCTGTAACTTGGCCCAGCTATGGCCCTTTCATGCAACAAATTCCTATTATGATTCCGGAGGATCCGTATTATCGAGAACCAACTGGTTGCATAATAATGTAG